One Fusarium poae strain DAOMC 252244 chromosome 4, whole genome shotgun sequence DNA window includes the following coding sequences:
- a CDS encoding hypothetical protein (SECRETED:SignalP(1-17)~CAZy:AA3_2~CAZy:AA3~CAZy:AA3_3~CAZy:AA3_1) → MQLCTWIISGLVTAAAATETYDYIIVGGGTAGGALATRLSLGLPKSKILLLEAGPPALEDVRINVPGMRGSILGSSLDWNFSSIAQPGLNGRSISVNRGKVLGGSSAMNFLCYDRAASAEYDAWSELGSPGWNWDTMIHGMKKSENFTGNDGDIHGRSGPISSTYNRIVPDVLKPWQSTVNKLGVPINDGGSLGGKPVGVMFQPTNIDMTNYTRSYSANSYLPKAGSNLKVKTNSHVAKVLFSYDKSKDLVAIGVTLQDGSTIKARKEVILSAGSIQSPGLLEMSGIGQTSVLAKAGVKKLLDLPGVGENYQDHLRTSNTYTLKKGYESFDAFIFDAQGTVAQEQFNLWLENKKSWYDYTSSAYAFLNWAQVSNKVQKSITKLAKDGFAKNGTVVDKKKLEYLSDPSIPQLELLLEANYVGAQGYPSAGGNFIAIFSTVMHPMSRGSVHINGKDPKGKPIIDLNYLNNEHDIQALIEGAKYARKVAFTEPLRSVWATEFEPGLGKRTDKQLRDWVVKTVNSFYHPIGTCAMLPKKDGGVVDSSLKVYGTKNLRVVDASIIPVQLSGHIQTAVYGIAETAAQKIIDAEKKSHKG, encoded by the exons CCGCAGGAGGAGCCCTAGCAACCCGCTTAAGCCTTGGTCTTCCCAAATCCAAGATCCTTCTTCTAGAAGCAGGCCCTCCAGCTCTCGAAGATGTACGAATCAACGTACCAGGAATGCGTGGTTCAATCTTAGGATCATCACTTGATTGGAACTTCAGCTCCATCGCCCAGCCCGGTCTCAATGGGCGTTCCATTAGTGTGAACCGTGGTAAAGTCCTCGGTGGATCATCCGCGATGAACTTTCTGTGCTATGACCGTGCTGCATCTGCTGAGTACGACGCATGGAGCGAACTCGGAAGTCCAGGCTGGAATTGGGACACTATGATCCATGGGATGAAAAAGTCTGAAAACTTTACGGGTAACGACGGTGATATCCATGGTCGCTCCGGTCCAATCAGCTCTACCTACAATCGCATTGTCCCTGATGTTTTGAAGCCGTGGCAATCTACCGTCAACAAATTGGGGGTCCCGATCAATGATGGAGGCTCACTTGGAGGAAAGCCTGTCGGTGTCATGTTTCAGCCCACCAATATTGACATGACCAACTACACCCGGTCATACAGCGCCAACAGCTACCTGCCAAAGGCTGGGTCTAACCTCAAAGTCAAGACCAACTCCCACGTTGCCAAGGTTCTCTTTTCTTATGATAAGAGCAAGGACTTGGTTGCGATCGGCGTCACTCTTCAAGATGGTTCAACGATCAAAGCTCGAAAAGAGGTTATCCTCTCGGCAGGTTCTATCCAAAGTCCAGGTCTGCTTGAGATGTCCGGCATTGGTCAAACTTCTGTCCTCGCCAAGGCTGGAGTTAAGAAACTTCTCGATCTCCCAGGCGTCGGCGAAAACTACCAGGACCACCTTCGGACCTCAAACACATATACACTCAAGAAGGGCTATGAGTCCTTTGATGCCTTTATTTTCGACGCGCAAGGCACTGTGGCACAGGAACAGTTCAACCTATGGCTTGAGAACAAGAAATCGTGGTACGACTACACAAGCAGCGCCTACGCTTTTCTCAACTGGGCCCAAGTTAGCAATAAAGTGCAGAAGAGTATTACTAAACTTGCAAAAGACGGGTTTGCGAAAAATGGCACTGTCGTGGATAAGAAGAAACTAGAGTACCTGAGCGACCCCTCTATTCCCCAACTGGAGCTTCTCCTTGAAGCCAACTATGTAGGCGCTCAAGGCTATCCTAGCGCTGGAGGCAACTTCATCGCCATTTTCTCTACTGTCATGCATCCCATGAGCCGCGGTAGCGTTCACATCAACGGCAAAGATCCAAAAGGAAAGCCAATTATCGACCTCAACTATCTTAACAATGAGCACGATATACAAGCATTAATTGAAGGTGCCAAGTATGCCCGCAAAGTCGCTTTTACAGAGCCTCTACGATCTGTATGGGCTACTGAGTTTGAACCGGGTCTGGGTAAGAGGACAGATAAACAGTTGCGTGACTGGGTCGTCAAGACAGTCAACAGCTTTTATCACCCCATCGGTACCTGCGCGATGCTTCCTAAGAAGGAcggtggtgttgttgactCGAGTTTAAAGGTTTATGGCACAAAAAATCTGCGAGTGGTGGATGCTAGTATTATCCCGGTGCAGCTATCAGGGCATATTCAGACGGCTGTGTATGGAATCGCCGAGACAGCTGCGCAGAAGATTATTGATGCGGAGAAGAAGTCTCACAAGG gttaa